From the genome of Nicotiana sylvestris chromosome 2, ASM39365v2, whole genome shotgun sequence, one region includes:
- the LOC104229534 gene encoding uncharacterized protein codes for MSKWWRAVATTAGARRAAEETNRRSYFTIQAIPREVTGNRVSSRDRAQGRIPAIVFAQNYVQSKPNDPTSIVAASSVSRKFLLTTEKKQIKTILKSVDLPFFYSTTFPLQIRAGSGSSTLLESGNVLPIKIHRDEETGKILNLVFVWAEEGTKLKVDVPVVFKGEEECPGLKKGGSLNKIRPTLRFLCPAEHIPQKIEVDVSQLDVEDKVSLHDIDLHPTWKLLSKNEAIPVCKIKATSIDS; via the exons ATGTCGAAATGGTGGCGCGCGGTGGCAACCACCGCCGGAGCTAGGAGGGCGGCGGAGGAAACAAACCGGAGATCTTATTTCACAATCCAAGCCATTCCTAGAGAGGTCACCGGAAACAGAGTTTCCAGCAGGGACCGAGCCCAAGGTCGTATTCCGGCCATCGTATTCGCACAGAACTACGTCCAATCAAAACCTAACGATCCTACTTCTATTGTGGCCGCAAGTTCTGTTTCTAGAAAGTTCCTCCTTACAACTGAAAAGAAGCAGATAAAAACGATCCTTAAGTCGGTTGATCTCCCTTTCTTCTATTCTACGACCTTTCCCCTTCAGATCCGGGCAGGTTCGGGTTCGTCAACTTTACTTGAATCCGGAAATGTGCTTCCCATTAAG ATTCATAGGGATGAAGAGACTGGGAAGATATTGAATTTGGTCTTCGTATGGGCGGAAGAGGGAACAAAATTAAAGGTGGACGTTCCTGTTGTATTCAAAGGGGAGGAAGAGTGCCCTGGTCTCAAGAAAG GTGGCTCTTTAAACAAGATAAGACCTACTCTAAGGTTCTTGTGCCCAGCTGAGCATATACCTCAAAAAATTGAGGTTGATGTAAGTCAGCTTGATGTTGAAGACAAAGTGTCCCTGCATGATATCGATCTTCATCCGACGTGGAAGCTCTTAAGCAAGAATGAGGCGATCCCTGTTTGTAAGATTAAGGCAACTTCAATTGATAGCTAA